From Verrucomicrobiia bacterium:
TGGATGCCCCGGTTATAGACCTTCACCTTTTCGCTGCTTTCCAGGTCATTATAAATCAGGCTCTGCTCGCTGCCGCCAATGATCATCTGCCGCACCTTCACCGGCGACAGCCAGTTGACGTGAAAATTCGCAATCAGCCCCTCCCCATAATCCAGATTCAAATACGCCACATCCTCAATATTTTGATTGGCATGCACCGCGCCAGAGGCGGAAAGACTCCGCGGCATCCGGCCCAGCAGCAAATCCACGATGGACAGATCATGCGGCGCCAGGTCCCAGACCACATTCACATCGCTTTGCAAAAGGCCCAGGTTGATGCGCACGCTGTCAATGAAGTAAATCTTGCCCAGCCGCCCCGAATCCACGATCTCCTTCATCTTGATCACCGGCGGGCTGTACACAAACACATGATCCACCTGCAACACCAGCCCCTGCTTCTGCGCCAGCTCGCACAGCTCCTCCGCGTGATCCACCCGCAGGGTCAGCGGCTTCTCCACCAGCACATGCTTGCCGGCCTCCAGCGCCTGCCGCGCCAGCTCATAATGCGTGTGCACCGGCGTGGCAATCGCCACCGCGTCCACCTCCCGATCCGCCAGCACTTCGTCCCACCGGCCGGTGACCTGCAACCAGGGATGCCGCCGCCGGGCGCGCTGTTGCCGGGCGGGATCCAGATCACAGCAATAGACCACCTGGCAGTGCTCGGCCTCCGCAAAGTTGCGCACCAGATTCGGCCCCCAGTAACCATACCCCACAATGGCCATTTTGACCGGCGATTTGGCTCCCATGATCTCGGCCTCCCCCTTACGCAAAATCGTACACCACCACCCGCGTGCAGTTCGGTTTGAACACCTTCTCCACAAACTCCACATGCAGCGGATGCACCTGGTAGGCGTCCTGCGTCGCCTTGTCCGGAAACACAAGGTTCAACCCCACCGCGTAGCTCTGCTCCACCACCGCCCGCCCGCTGGGCACCATCTTGCCCACGTGAAAATGCACAATGCCCGGAATCGGCCGCAGATACTGCTCGGCCCCCGCCACCAGGGCATCCGCCGCCTCCGGCCGCGCCGGGTTGGTCCAAAAAATGACCACGTGTGAAAACATGCGCCCGAACTTAACAAACGCCTCCCAACCGGGCAATGCCCAATTTGCCCGGCACCCCATGGGCAAAAATCCTTGGCCCGCCGCCGCCCCTGCCTTATGCTCCGCCCCGATGAACATCCCCAAATTTCTCCTCCCGGCCCTGGCGCTCTGGGCCCTCGCCGCCGCCCCCGCCGCGGCGGCCGAGCCCTTTCCCGTCCGCGGCCTCTGCATCCAGGCCCCCGCCCCGCGGCAGGTCGAGCGTTTCGCCCGCTGGATGACCAATGAACTGGCCGCGCGCGGCGTGAACACCCTCATCCTGCGCGTGGATTTTAACTACGAGTACCAGAGCCATCCCGAGCTGCGCGGCGGCGCCCCCCTCACCCCCACGGACGTGCAACGCCTCGTCCAGGCCGCGCGCACCGCCGGCATCCAGCTCATCCCCCAAATCAACCTCCTCGGCCATCAATCCTGGCAAAGCACCCCCGGCAAACTGCTCCAGGTCTATCCCGAATTTGACGAAACCCCCTGGGTCCAACTGCCCGCCAAATACCAGTGGCCCAACCCGGACCGCCTCTATTGCAAAAGCTACTGCCCCCTCCATCCCGGCGTGCACAAGGTGGTTTTTGCCCTGGTGGACGAATTATGCGACGCCTTCGACGCCCGCGCCTTCCACGCCGGCATGGACGAAGTGTTCTACCTCGGCGAGGACCGCTGCCCCCGCTGCGGCGGCAAGGACAAATCCGCCCTCTTTGCCGGCGAAGTCACCCGCATCCGCGAGCACCTGAAAAACCGCAACCGCGAGCTGTGGATCTGGGGCGACCGCCTGCTCGACGGCCGCACCACCGGCATCGGCGAATGGGAGGCCAGCTTCAATGACACCCATCGCGCCATTGATATGATCCCCAAAGACGTGGTGATCTGCGACTGGCATTATGAGCGCGCCCATCCCACCCCCATTTATTTTGCCCTCAAAGGTTTCCGCGTCGTGGCCTGCCCCTGGAACCGCGCCGAGGTGGGCGCCCAACAGGTGCGCGACCTCCTTCTCATGCGCGAGCGCGCCGCCCCCCCGGTGCGCCAACGCCTCCTGGGCGTCGTGCAAACAGTCTGGAGCGGCGTGGACGCCTTCTGGCGTGAATGGGACAGCCTCAAAAACGATCCCCCGCCCCCGCCCGATCAGGCCCGCGTGGCCCGCTGCTTCCTGCGCGTGAGCGAGGAATGGAAGGCCGCGCCCCCGCCACCAACCGGCACATCCAACCGTTAAGTCTGGCAGGGCGGCCACCACGCAAGGCACAGAACAGGCCTGACTTTCAAAAACCGCCTTCAGCCTCATGTCCTGTTGCATGGCTCTGGCCGGCGGGCCAAAGAACGAACGAAAAGAAACTTGAACCACGCTCTGAGACGTGGCGAGATAACCTCATGCTCACGGGCATCCGCATAGAAAATTTCCGATGCTTCCGGCAGTTGAGCATTGAGCCGCTCAAGCGGGTCAACCTCATCACCGGTCAGAATAACACCGGCAAAACCTGCCTGCTGGAGGCGCTGACGCTGCTGCTGGATCACGCGGGCGGGTTTTCCGAGGCCCAGGCCCGCTTTCAGCAATTAAGTAGCCTCTTTCGCCCCCATGCCCAGGGTTTCTGGCCCTGGTTGTTTTATCAGAAAAAAGCCCAAGATCAGTGCAAATTCGTTGCGGCCCTTGATGGAGTTGAGCACCAGGCGTGGTTGACCCCAGACAGCCCGCCTCAAGCCTTGGCTGCCAGTTATCCATCTCCAGAAAGTTACCCCATCGGCCCCCTGGTGCTAACCAGGGAGCGGGCTC
This genomic window contains:
- a CDS encoding Gfo/Idh/MocA family oxidoreductase, giving the protein MGAKSPVKMAIVGYGYWGPNLVRNFAEAEHCQVVYCCDLDPARQQRARRRHPWLQVTGRWDEVLADREVDAVAIATPVHTHYELARQALEAGKHVLVEKPLTLRVDHAEELCELAQKQGLVLQVDHVFVYSPPVIKMKEIVDSGRLGKIYFIDSVRINLGLLQSDVNVVWDLAPHDLSIVDLLLGRMPRSLSASGAVHANQNIEDVAYLNLDYGEGLIANFHVNWLSPVKVRQMIIGGSEQSLIYNDLESSEKVKVYNRGIQVGQDPEKRRQVLISYRSGDMWAPHITNEEPLARMAAHFIQCIREGRTPLTDGQAGLRLVRILDAAQRSIKAQGGRVVL
- a CDS encoding Dabb family protein; the protein is MFSHVVIFWTNPARPEAADALVAGAEQYLRPIPGIVHFHVGKMVPSGRAVVEQSYAVGLNLVFPDKATQDAYQVHPLHVEFVEKVFKPNCTRVVVYDFA
- a CDS encoding family 20 glycosylhydrolase, which encodes MNIPKFLLPALALWALAAAPAAAAEPFPVRGLCIQAPAPRQVERFARWMTNELAARGVNTLILRVDFNYEYQSHPELRGGAPLTPTDVQRLVQAARTAGIQLIPQINLLGHQSWQSTPGKLLQVYPEFDETPWVQLPAKYQWPNPDRLYCKSYCPLHPGVHKVVFALVDELCDAFDARAFHAGMDEVFYLGEDRCPRCGGKDKSALFAGEVTRIREHLKNRNRELWIWGDRLLDGRTTGIGEWEASFNDTHRAIDMIPKDVVICDWHYERAHPTPIYFALKGFRVVACPWNRAEVGAQQVRDLLLMRERAAPPVRQRLLGVVQTVWSGVDAFWREWDSLKNDPPPPPDQARVARCFLRVSEEWKAAPPPPTGTSNR